GGCACGATGATCAGGTTCGGGCCGTCGATACCTCTATCCACCAGGGACTGGATGTAGGACAGCGTTTGGATGGTCTTGCCCAGTCCCATTTCATCGGCCAGAATGCCGCCGAAACCATATTCGCGAAGGAAATTGAGGTAGCTCAGCCCCTGAACCTGGTAGGGCCGCAGGGTGGCCTGCAAGGCCTTGGGCTGCTCAATGATCTTGATCTGATCGAAGTTGTTGATCTTTTCCTTGAGTTTGACAAAAAACTCATCGGTCTGGGCCTGCGGCAGATCTTCAAGGATTTTTTCGAGCACCGGGGCCTCGAACTGGTTGAACTGCTGCTTGGGGGGCTTTTCCGGGTCAAACCCGAGGGCCTTGAGCTTGTGGCCCAGCTTGTTGAGCCAGGATTCAGGCAGACTGGTGTAGGAACCGTCCTTGAGTTGGACATACCTTTTGCCCTTGGTCCACGCTTCCCATATGAGTTCGATGGGGACGCGTTGGTCGTCGTATTCCACGGACAGTTCGAGGTTGAACCACTTTTCCTCTTCGTCGGTCTCCACTTCGGCCACCACAATGGGCTGCGTGGTGCGCACCTTGTAGCGGGTCAGGTTCTGCTCGCCGAAGACGCGATAGGCTTCCACGAGTTGCGGGTAGTAATCGAGTAGAAAATTGATGGCCTCTTCCTGCTCCATGAACCAGATGTGATTGTTTCTGGCCTGGAAATTCATGTCCTGCAACTCGGCGAACAATTGCGCTTCTTCGTCCTGGGCGCGGCGGATGAGATAGGACTTGCCGCCGTCGTGATAACTGCCCGTCTGCAGGTCCGGGTTCGGGCCGGGCATGATGAATTCGCCGTGCTCATTGGTGTAGATGTTCTGGATCTTGAGCACCAGCAGGCTGCCTTCTTCGTCCAGGTAGAGCTTGGGATCGTACTCGGCATCCTGGAAGATGGGGCCGACTCGCTCCAGGAAATCCTCTTGTCCGTAGAGGTCGGATACGGGAATCTGGGTCCAGACGCGGTCCAGGAACTCGGAAACGTCGGCATGCGGTACAATGGGCTTTTTCTCGACCATGCCCTGGACGAGCTTGGGGTCGAGTCCGGTCTGCACGGGGTAGAACGAGTTTTTGTAGTAGACCCACAGCGGCAGCCTTCCGTAGAAATAAATCTCTTCCTCATCTGTGATGGGGAAGGGCATTTTGTCCTCTCGGGCCAGCAGGATGTCGAAGGCCAGACCGTCCTCGCTCAAGGAGGGTGAGAGCTTCAGTTGCATGGTCTTGGACTCGATGGATACGGGCTGATCTGTTTCGCGCAGGTACAGGTAGTACTCGCCCTTGATCGCCCTGAAAAACCAGGAGTGGAGACCGGCCGGGATTTCAACCTTGTGGCCCCAGTAGTCGAGAAAATGGCCGATCTGTTCGGCTACGCCCGGCAGGGCCGGGGAGGTGTCTGACCAGTCCGGATTCTCGACGATCTGGGCCAGTGTGATTTCATTCTGGACCTGGGAGATACCGGATTTGTTCTGGCGGGCTCGGAAGAAGGCTACCTGGAGCCGGCCGAGTTCGGGATAAATTCTGTATATGATATAGTGGCGTCCCGATTCCGGCTCCAGTTCGGTGGCGAAGAAGGGGCGAAAGGTTTGCCGCCAATCCGTGCGCGGAATGGGCATTTCACCGCCGGATTCGGTGTCCAGCGACTTCAGGAGTTTGACCGCCGTGGCGGCCACATGCCGACAGACCCCGGAGAAGGAGTCCGGGCAGTTGCAGTAGTAATTAATGGTTTTTTCGGTCAGGTTCAGGCCGATTTCCGAAGTATAGTTCTGGAATTCATCGCCATGCACCTGTCCGTCGATGTCCCAATACTGATCTCGTTTTTTGAGGTCCAGTTTGGTCACACCTTTATCGGCAACAATTCCATGCGCGCTTTCCAGGATATAATCCGGGATGCTGTCGCCGATGAATTTTTGCAGTATGGATTTGACTATCTGTTCTTCGCCGTTGCTCATTCAGGGGACTCTTCCGTTCACTTGTCGATGAAATAGAACAGAACTTCTTACATATATATGGGACAATGGGCAAGTCGCATTTGTTTCCCTTATGTCGGTATGGATGCTTGGCTTTTCATATCCGTTGGTCCATACTGAACCCAGCATGCAATGCTCCTTTAAATATATGGTCCAACCAACTTACTTTTGCAAGAGAAAATGAGAGTTATCAATCTATTCGCCGTT
This sequence is a window from Pseudodesulfovibrio sp. S3. Protein-coding genes within it:
- a CDS encoding DEAD/DEAH box helicase → MSNGEEQIVKSILQKFIGDSIPDYILESAHGIVADKGVTKLDLKKRDQYWDIDGQVHGDEFQNYTSEIGLNLTEKTINYYCNCPDSFSGVCRHVAATAVKLLKSLDTESGGEMPIPRTDWRQTFRPFFATELEPESGRHYIIYRIYPELGRLQVAFFRARQNKSGISQVQNEITLAQIVENPDWSDTSPALPGVAEQIGHFLDYWGHKVEIPAGLHSWFFRAIKGEYYLYLRETDQPVSIESKTMQLKLSPSLSEDGLAFDILLAREDKMPFPITDEEEIYFYGRLPLWVYYKNSFYPVQTGLDPKLVQGMVEKKPIVPHADVSEFLDRVWTQIPVSDLYGQEDFLERVGPIFQDAEYDPKLYLDEEGSLLVLKIQNIYTNEHGEFIMPGPNPDLQTGSYHDGGKSYLIRRAQDEEAQLFAELQDMNFQARNNHIWFMEQEEAINFLLDYYPQLVEAYRVFGEQNLTRYKVRTTQPIVVAEVETDEEEKWFNLELSVEYDDQRVPIELIWEAWTKGKRYVQLKDGSYTSLPESWLNKLGHKLKALGFDPEKPPKQQFNQFEAPVLEKILEDLPQAQTDEFFVKLKEKINNFDQIKIIEQPKALQATLRPYQVQGLSYLNFLREYGFGGILADEMGLGKTIQTLSYIQSLVDRGIDGPNLIIVPTSVLPNWEREAQKFVPTLKRLTIYGAKREGLFQHIKGSHLVITTYALLRRDLDELLKFDYATVILDEAQNIKNPNTITARSVRKLDAGLRLCLSGTPIENNLFELWSLFEFLMPGFLGSQHSFQRGIVKPIKDGDEETLDYLRTRVKPFILRRTKAEVAKDLPPKIETTHYCELVDEQRELYTALAKKLKDQVLRDVDEKGMAKSQMSILDALLKLRQICCHPRLLKLDMPGFSTNLPSGKFDAFKDLVTDIIEGGHKVLVFSQFVQMLHVIRNWLQIREIPFTYLDGSSKDRFEQVDRFNDSPDIPIFLISLKAGGTGLNLTSADYVIHYDPWWNPAVENQATDRTHRIGQKRQVFAYKMICQNTVEERILKLQEQKKGVAEAIIPGQSALKSLTRDDLEMLFDI